One segment of Micromonospora parathelypteridis DNA contains the following:
- the corA gene encoding magnesium/cobalt transporter CorA, whose translation MVGGRRSRPGGGFGRQLDEYETRDGSPPPAESPDPPAGGLVDSAVYVRGHRFASPSGLAETYRCLQEQDGAMAWIGLYRPDIGQITSLAREFRLHDLAVEDAINAHQRPKLERYGHTLFVVLRAASYDDLREEVEFSELHLFIGPGFVVTVRHGEAPDLAAVRRRMETEAQMLARGPQAVLYAILDQVVDGYAPVVAGLENDIDEIETQVFGGDPNASRRIYGLSREVIQFQRAARPLLSVLDALADGAGSASTDEELRRYLRDVTDHLTQVVERVDGFRHLLQNILTVNATLVSQQQNEEMRSLTAASYAQNEELKKVSSWAAILFAPTLIGTVYGMNFIHMPELSWRFGYLFALLLMLLVCGTLYVIFKRRGWL comes from the coding sequence ATGGTCGGTGGCCGTCGCTCCCGCCCGGGTGGTGGTTTCGGTCGCCAACTGGACGAGTACGAGACGAGGGATGGCAGCCCGCCACCAGCGGAGTCGCCCGATCCACCCGCCGGTGGCCTGGTGGACAGCGCCGTCTACGTCCGAGGGCACCGGTTCGCCTCGCCGTCCGGCCTCGCCGAGACGTACCGCTGCCTGCAGGAGCAGGACGGCGCGATGGCCTGGATCGGGTTGTACCGGCCCGACATCGGCCAGATCACGTCCCTGGCCCGGGAGTTTCGGCTGCACGACCTGGCGGTCGAGGACGCGATCAACGCCCACCAGCGACCCAAGCTGGAACGGTACGGGCACACCCTGTTCGTGGTGCTGCGTGCCGCCAGCTACGACGACCTGCGGGAGGAGGTCGAGTTCTCCGAACTGCACCTGTTCATCGGGCCGGGTTTCGTGGTCACCGTTCGGCACGGTGAGGCACCGGACCTGGCCGCGGTGCGGCGGCGGATGGAGACCGAGGCGCAGATGCTCGCCCGGGGCCCGCAGGCGGTCCTGTACGCGATCCTCGACCAGGTCGTCGACGGGTACGCGCCGGTGGTGGCCGGGCTGGAGAACGACATCGACGAGATCGAGACGCAGGTGTTCGGCGGCGACCCAAACGCCAGCCGGCGCATCTACGGCCTCAGCCGCGAGGTCATCCAGTTCCAGCGGGCCGCCCGCCCACTGCTCAGCGTGCTCGACGCGCTGGCCGACGGTGCCGGCAGCGCCAGTACGGATGAGGAACTGCGCCGCTACCTGCGCGACGTGACCGACCACCTGACCCAGGTGGTGGAGCGGGTGGACGGGTTCCGGCACCTGCTGCAGAACATCCTCACCGTCAACGCCACCCTCGTCTCGCAGCAGCAGAACGAGGAGATGCGCAGCCTCACCGCGGCCAGCTACGCGCAGAACGAGGAACTGAAGAAGGTCTCGTCCTGGGCGGCGATCCTGTTCGCTCCCACGCTCATCGGCACGGTGTACGGGATGAACTTCATCCACATGCCGGAGTTGAGCTGGCGCTTCGGCTACCTGTTCGCGCTGCTGCTGATGCTGCTGGTCTGCGGCACCCTCTACGTGATCTTCAAGCGTCGCGGTTGGCTGTGA
- a CDS encoding 2'-5' RNA ligase family protein yields the protein MVAALELYLDPDATRRIRVLWEALEAEGVQSMRSLWEQRHRPHVSLAVAPRLNPEQVADALRGTVVAAPLPLDFQYAGQFVGRVLWLGPAPTPELLTHQRMVYDRLTAADIGLAEHYQPGRWVPHCTLSMRVPNALMAAAVRRCLEVLPLAATVVGAALTDHARGIAHPLP from the coding sequence GTGGTCGCGGCGTTGGAGCTGTATCTGGACCCGGACGCCACGCGGCGGATCCGGGTGCTCTGGGAAGCGCTGGAGGCCGAGGGTGTGCAGAGCATGCGGTCGCTGTGGGAGCAGCGCCACCGGCCGCACGTCTCACTCGCGGTGGCGCCCCGGCTCAACCCCGAGCAGGTCGCCGACGCGCTGCGCGGGACGGTCGTGGCCGCGCCGCTGCCACTCGACTTCCAGTACGCCGGCCAGTTCGTCGGTCGGGTGCTCTGGCTCGGCCCGGCACCCACACCGGAGCTGCTGACCCACCAACGCATGGTGTACGACCGACTCACCGCCGCCGACATCGGATTGGCCGAGCACTACCAACCGGGCCGCTGGGTGCCGCACTGCACGCTCTCCATGCGGGTGCCGAACGCGCTGATGGCCGCCGCGGTGCGGCGTTGCCTCGAGGTGTTGCCGCTGGCCGCGACCGTGGTCGGCGCGGCACTCACCGATCACGCTCGCGGCATCGCCCACCCCCTGCCCTGA
- a CDS encoding mycothiol transferase: MDVSDLLTETYDRLPDLVRAAVDGLNPEQLHWAPGPDANSIGWLVWHLTRVQDDHVADLLDTEQLWVSGDWAGRFGLAADPDDTGYNHSPEQVAAVRPESAQALIDYYEAVSSRTGSFLASLRPADLDRVVDEAWDPPVTLGVRLVSVAEDDLQHVGQAAYLRGLIEADF, from the coding sequence GTGGACGTGAGTGACCTGCTGACCGAGACCTACGACCGACTGCCCGACCTCGTCCGCGCGGCGGTGGACGGGCTGAACCCCGAGCAACTGCACTGGGCTCCCGGCCCGGACGCCAACTCGATCGGCTGGCTCGTCTGGCACCTGACCAGAGTCCAGGACGATCACGTCGCCGACCTGCTCGACACCGAACAGCTCTGGGTGAGCGGCGACTGGGCGGGCCGGTTCGGGCTCGCCGCCGACCCGGACGACACCGGCTACAACCACTCGCCCGAGCAGGTCGCGGCGGTGCGGCCGGAGAGCGCGCAGGCCCTGATCGACTACTACGAGGCGGTCTCCTCGCGTACCGGGTCGTTCCTGGCCAGCCTGCGCCCGGCGGACCTGGACCGCGTGGTCGACGAGGCGTGGGATCCGCCGGTCACCCTCGGCGTCCGGCTGGTCAGCGTCGCCGAGGACGACCTGCAACACGTCGGCCAGGCCGCCTACCTGCGCGGCCTGATCGAGGCCGACTTCTGA
- a CDS encoding SCP2 sterol-binding domain-containing protein: MGTTAAQYLQQLDAGRRPDLPETTAGTLRLDFRGDGCTDHWYLTIADQHVQATRSADDADLVVRADRTVFDRMASGELHLAQALLSNELAVRGDLRLLTLLRRIFPGPSGARHPRELGRAALAGRAGSAGRARSAGRAGSAGRDERP; encoded by the coding sequence ATGGGCACGACGGCGGCGCAGTACCTGCAACAGTTGGACGCCGGCCGGCGACCCGATCTGCCGGAGACCACCGCCGGGACGCTACGACTGGACTTCCGCGGCGACGGCTGCACCGATCACTGGTACCTGACCATCGCCGACCAGCACGTCCAAGCCACCCGGAGCGCGGACGACGCCGACCTGGTGGTCCGCGCGGATCGGACGGTCTTCGACCGGATGGCCAGCGGCGAGTTGCACCTGGCTCAGGCTCTGTTGAGCAACGAACTGGCCGTACGCGGCGACCTGCGCCTACTGACGCTGCTGCGGCGGATCTTTCCCGGGCCGAGCGGTGCCCGGCACCCGCGCGAGCTGGGACGGGCGGCGTTGGCCGGTCGAGCCGGGTCAGCCGGTCGGGCCAGGTCGGCTGGTCGGGCCGGGTCGGCCGGTCGGGATGAGCGGCCATGA
- a CDS encoding amylo-alpha-1,6-glucosidase codes for MRQELVHVMAGNVFAISDAQGDIELDPQAPVGLFAFDTRFLSHWVLRIDGERINALSRDDMTYFETRFFLVPGAASHYVDADVSIIRHRSVHDCFHEKITVLNHASQAAEFTVRVEVASDFADIAEVGQLRERDVQIAVDSAGQRLLLSYERERFARETTVQSTAPAEVDEGGMTFRIHIAPGGSWVTDLHVSMTIRGEEGRDLRAGLQSHQQAVRGTMRDDLTDWLDRAPQLVAEREGLEETYRGSLADLAALRYQPLAYSERVPVGGLPWAMALCGRDSIITCLQTMAFTPELAPATLRTLALLQGGQLDDEHDEEPGKILAQLRYGESAAFGDRPTALYYGAADTTPLFVVLLDEYERWSGDADLVRELRHPARMALDWIDEYGDLTGDGYVRYQRRNERDGAINQCWKDSTDAIVDAHGRQPAFPRATCEVQGYAYDAKRRGARLAREFWGDPAYADRLEREAAALKERFNRDFWLPRQEYYALALDPYGEPVDSLSSNIGHLLWSGIVADDRAEAVAEHLVGPRLFSGWGVRTFATGQRAYNPVGAHLGGVWPSDNALIAAGLRHYRFDVQAARIAAGIFDLAQTLRGAVPEVIAGYDRSVTKYPVQLPSAGRPQSWSSGALLMLLGTSLGLRPTGDDLLVNPAVPGGFGRLELLDIPGRWGHSDAYARDRTASPHRSRTT; via the coding sequence ATGAGGCAGGAACTGGTGCACGTCATGGCCGGCAACGTGTTCGCCATCAGCGACGCCCAGGGTGACATCGAGCTGGATCCGCAGGCGCCGGTCGGTCTCTTCGCGTTCGACACCCGCTTTCTGTCCCACTGGGTACTCAGGATCGACGGCGAACGGATCAACGCGCTCTCCCGCGACGACATGACCTACTTCGAAACCCGGTTCTTCCTGGTCCCGGGCGCGGCGAGCCACTACGTCGACGCCGATGTGTCGATCATCCGGCACCGCTCGGTCCATGACTGTTTCCACGAGAAGATCACCGTGCTCAACCACGCGTCGCAGGCCGCCGAGTTCACCGTACGGGTGGAGGTGGCGAGCGACTTCGCCGACATCGCCGAGGTCGGGCAGCTCAGAGAGCGAGACGTCCAGATCGCCGTCGACTCCGCGGGTCAACGCCTCCTGCTGAGCTACGAGCGGGAGCGGTTCGCGCGCGAGACCACGGTGCAGAGCACCGCTCCGGCCGAGGTGGACGAGGGCGGGATGACGTTCCGGATCCACATCGCCCCCGGAGGATCGTGGGTGACCGACCTGCACGTCTCCATGACCATCCGGGGTGAGGAGGGCCGGGACCTGCGCGCCGGCCTGCAGTCGCACCAGCAGGCCGTCCGCGGGACCATGCGCGACGATCTCACGGACTGGCTGGACCGGGCGCCGCAGCTGGTGGCCGAGCGGGAAGGGCTGGAGGAGACGTACCGGGGCAGCCTGGCCGACCTGGCGGCACTGCGGTACCAGCCGCTGGCGTACAGCGAGCGGGTGCCGGTCGGTGGCCTGCCGTGGGCGATGGCGTTGTGCGGGCGGGACAGCATCATCACCTGCCTGCAGACGATGGCGTTCACCCCCGAGTTGGCCCCCGCGACGCTGCGGACGCTGGCGCTGTTGCAGGGCGGTCAGCTCGACGATGAGCACGACGAGGAACCGGGCAAGATCCTGGCCCAACTCCGCTACGGCGAGTCGGCCGCGTTCGGCGACCGGCCGACCGCGCTGTACTACGGCGCGGCCGACACCACCCCCCTCTTCGTCGTCCTGCTCGACGAGTACGAGCGCTGGTCCGGTGACGCCGATCTGGTGCGCGAGCTGCGCCACCCGGCTCGGATGGCCCTGGACTGGATCGACGAGTACGGCGACCTGACCGGTGACGGCTACGTGCGCTACCAACGCCGCAACGAGCGCGACGGCGCGATCAACCAGTGCTGGAAGGACTCCACCGACGCGATCGTCGACGCACACGGCCGGCAGCCCGCCTTTCCCCGCGCCACCTGCGAGGTGCAGGGCTACGCGTACGACGCGAAACGGCGTGGCGCTCGGCTGGCCCGGGAGTTCTGGGGCGACCCCGCGTACGCCGACCGGTTGGAGCGGGAAGCGGCAGCGCTCAAGGAACGCTTCAACCGGGACTTCTGGCTGCCTCGGCAGGAGTACTACGCGCTGGCGCTCGATCCGTACGGCGAGCCGGTCGACTCGCTGTCCTCCAACATCGGGCATCTGCTGTGGAGCGGGATCGTCGCGGACGACCGGGCGGAAGCGGTCGCCGAGCACCTGGTCGGGCCGCGGCTGTTCAGTGGCTGGGGGGTGCGTACCTTCGCCACCGGACAGCGCGCGTACAACCCGGTCGGCGCCCATCTGGGCGGGGTGTGGCCGTCGGACAACGCTCTGATCGCCGCCGGGCTGCGCCACTACCGTTTCGACGTGCAGGCGGCACGGATCGCGGCCGGCATCTTCGACCTGGCGCAGACGCTTCGTGGGGCGGTGCCGGAGGTGATTGCCGGCTACGACCGCAGCGTGACGAAGTATCCCGTCCAGCTGCCGTCGGCGGGTCGCCCTCAGTCGTGGTCGTCGGGGGCGCTGCTGATGCTGCTGGGCACCTCGCTGGGGCTGCGGCCCACCGGCGACGACCTGTTGGTGAACCCGGCCGTGCCCGGGGGCTTCGGCCGGCTGGAGCTGCTGGACATCCCTGGCCGCTGGGGCCACTCCGACGCCTACGCGAGAGACCGAACCGCCAGTCCCCACCGCTCCAGAACCACCTGA
- a CDS encoding DinB family protein, with the protein MPSTEQLTGERADLLQTLRRHRGFLLQTVDGLTDEQAATCTTVSELCLGGLIKHVAGTEYRWMLFAQGGAEAMEREPLDWVGQFRVAPGETLSGLVERFHEVAEQTDKLIATLDLNAAHPLPQAPWFEPGASWTVRRVLLHLIAETSQHAGHADILRESIDGAKTMG; encoded by the coding sequence ATGCCCAGCACTGAGCAGCTCACCGGGGAGCGGGCTGACCTGCTGCAGACGCTCCGCCGGCACCGGGGTTTCCTCCTGCAGACCGTGGACGGTCTCACCGACGAGCAGGCGGCCACCTGCACCACCGTCAGCGAGCTCTGCCTCGGTGGTCTCATCAAGCACGTGGCCGGCACCGAGTACCGCTGGATGCTCTTCGCCCAGGGCGGCGCCGAGGCGATGGAGCGCGAGCCACTCGACTGGGTCGGTCAGTTCCGGGTGGCGCCGGGTGAGACCCTCAGCGGTCTGGTCGAGCGGTTCCACGAGGTGGCCGAGCAGACGGACAAGCTGATTGCCACTCTCGACCTGAACGCGGCGCACCCGCTGCCGCAGGCGCCCTGGTTCGAGCCGGGTGCCAGTTGGACGGTGCGCCGGGTGCTGCTGCACCTGATCGCCGAGACGTCCCAGCACGCCGGGCACGCCGACATCCTGCGGGAGTCGATCGACGGCGCGAAGACCATGGGCTGA
- a CDS encoding DUF72 domain-containing protein, with the protein MGVIKVGTSSWADQSLLRSGWYPRSANTPARRLGFYACRFPLVEVDTSYYAIPVAETTQGWVDATPDDFTFDVKAFSLFTGHPTPVAALPRDLRPAGGPSRIRRRDLPERAYDELWARFRAALDPIAAAGKLGAVLLQFPPWLVRGAAAERRIIELAQRCRPWRVGVELRHGSWFDGPAATDTLDLLRAHDLSLVCVDMPQGHPSSVPPILTMTAEPAVVRFHGHSDAWSDGDKQEKFRYAYADDELRHWAGLLAELAGPSDDLHVLFNNCCAGQAQRDATRLAQLLTETMIADRAVPAQATPTG; encoded by the coding sequence ATGGGTGTGATCAAGGTGGGCACGTCGTCCTGGGCGGACCAGTCGCTGCTGCGCTCCGGGTGGTACCCGCGCTCGGCCAACACGCCGGCCCGGCGGCTGGGTTTCTACGCCTGCCGGTTCCCACTGGTCGAGGTGGACACGTCCTACTACGCGATCCCCGTTGCGGAGACCACGCAGGGCTGGGTCGACGCCACACCGGACGACTTCACCTTCGACGTCAAGGCGTTCAGTCTCTTCACCGGCCATCCGACGCCGGTCGCCGCGCTACCCCGGGACCTGCGCCCGGCCGGCGGCCCGAGCCGGATCCGCCGCCGTGACCTGCCCGAGCGGGCGTACGACGAACTGTGGGCCCGGTTCCGCGCGGCCCTCGACCCGATCGCGGCGGCCGGCAAGCTGGGTGCGGTGCTGCTGCAGTTCCCACCGTGGCTGGTACGCGGCGCGGCCGCCGAACGCCGGATCATCGAACTGGCACAGCGTTGCCGGCCGTGGCGGGTCGGCGTGGAGCTGCGGCACGGCTCGTGGTTCGACGGCCCGGCCGCGACGGACACTCTGGACCTGCTGCGCGCGCACGACCTGTCCCTGGTCTGCGTCGACATGCCTCAGGGACACCCGTCGTCGGTGCCACCGATCCTGACCATGACGGCGGAGCCGGCGGTCGTCCGGTTCCACGGCCACAGCGACGCCTGGAGCGACGGCGACAAGCAGGAGAAGTTCCGGTACGCGTACGCCGATGACGAGCTTCGGCACTGGGCCGGCCTGCTGGCCGAGCTCGCCGGTCCCTCCGACGACCTGCACGTGCTGTTCAACAACTGCTGTGCCGGTCAGGCCCAACGCGACGCGACACGTCTGGCGCAACTGCTCACCGAGACGATGATCGCTGATCGGGCTGTTCCGGCCCAGGCCACACCGACCGGCTGA
- a CDS encoding alpha/beta hydrolase family protein yields the protein MNGDPEYVQEFVDVDGGRLGVQVYPEPAGTTGAPMVVIWPAMGVRARYYRPFAAALRAAGLAVAVADLRGNGASTPTPSRADRYGYTELADDVGAVLAALKSRLDGRKRLLVGHSLGGQAALLHLALHGGDEVDGLALIAVGIPYWRSYPGLRGLSVLPYTQGIAATAALLGVWPGWGFGGRQARGVIRDWAYTARTGRFPRLNGTDTEAAVRAVRTPALAISVDDDQYTPHETMDALCAKLTSAPLTRERYTVAQAGAALDHFTWVRASTPLARRIARFADDLPPR from the coding sequence GTGAACGGGGATCCCGAGTACGTCCAGGAGTTCGTCGACGTCGACGGCGGTCGGCTGGGGGTGCAGGTCTATCCGGAGCCGGCCGGGACGACGGGCGCGCCCATGGTCGTGATCTGGCCCGCGATGGGTGTGCGGGCCCGCTACTACCGCCCCTTCGCCGCCGCGCTACGCGCCGCCGGGCTGGCCGTGGCCGTAGCCGACCTGCGCGGCAACGGGGCGAGCACGCCGACACCGAGCCGGGCGGACCGCTACGGCTACACCGAGTTGGCCGACGACGTCGGAGCCGTCCTGGCCGCGCTCAAATCCCGACTGGACGGGCGGAAGCGACTGCTGGTCGGGCACTCGCTCGGCGGCCAGGCCGCGCTGCTGCACCTCGCCCTGCACGGCGGCGACGAGGTGGACGGGCTGGCGCTGATCGCGGTCGGCATCCCCTACTGGCGAAGCTACCCCGGCCTCCGCGGCCTCAGCGTGCTGCCGTACACCCAGGGGATCGCCGCCACCGCGGCGCTGCTCGGGGTCTGGCCGGGCTGGGGCTTCGGCGGCCGGCAGGCACGCGGCGTGATCCGCGACTGGGCGTACACCGCGCGAACCGGCCGCTTCCCCCGCCTCAACGGTACGGACACCGAGGCGGCGGTACGCGCGGTGCGGACACCGGCGCTGGCGATCAGTGTGGACGATGACCAGTACACCCCGCACGAGACGATGGACGCCCTCTGCGCGAAGCTCACCTCCGCCCCGCTCACCCGGGAGCGCTACACAGTGGCGCAGGCCGGTGCCGCGCTGGACCACTTCACGTGGGTCCGCGCGAGCACCCCGCTGGCGCGGCGGATCGCCCGTTTCGCCGACGACCTGCCGCCCCGCTGA